A stretch of Capsicum annuum cultivar UCD-10X-F1 unplaced genomic scaffold, UCD10Xv1.1 ctg995, whole genome shotgun sequence DNA encodes these proteins:
- the LOC124895744 gene encoding putative glycine-rich cell wall structural protein 1 — protein sequence MIVQNNTFHFSLLIIFLISPHYLAFNNGGGDEREMTSLETFSSPSGSGSGAAHGPNWNYNWGWGSSPGGGWGYGSGSGRSPNGLGRGWGFDFGSGSTESGTGYGFSAGSGGGGGGYGAGSGNGGSLRGREMPSPETFSSPSGETGVAHGPNWDYNWGWGSSPRGGWGYGSGSSRSPNGFGRGWGYGFGSGSGSSTGNGYGSDGHGDSGGDDGRSAGYSSDPTPSISNERDHCG from the coding sequence ATGATAGTGCAAAATAACACTTTTCATTTCagtcttttgatcattttcttgaTCTCACCTCATTATCTAGCCTTCAACAACGGTGGTGGAGACGAAAGGGAGATGACCTCATTGGAAACATTCTCATCCCCTAGTGGTAGTGGAAGTGGTGCAGCACATGGACCTAATTGGAATTACAACTGGGGTTGGGGTTCTAGCCCTGGAGGAGGATGGGGTTATGGCTCTGGCTCAGGTAGGTCTCCTAATGGGTTAGGTCGAGGTTGGGGTTTTGATTTTGGGTCTGGGAGTACAGAGTCTGGTACTGGTTATGGCTTTAGTgctggtagtggtggtggtggtggtggttatgGAGCTGGAAGTGGTAATGGTGGTAGCTTAAGAGGAAGAGAGATGCCTTCGCCAGAAACATTTTCATCCCCTAGTGGAGAAACTGGTGTAGCTCATGGACCTAACTGGGATTATAACTGGGGTTGGGGTTCTAGCCCCAGAGGAGGATGGGGTTATGGTTCTGGCTCAAGTAGGTCTCCTAATGGATTTGGTCGAGGTTGGGGGTATGGTTTTGGGTCTGGGAGCGGGTCTAGTACTGGCAATGGATATGGTTCTGATGGTCATGGTGAtagtggtggtgatgatggtCGCTCAGCTGGCTATAGTAGCGACCCCACGCCATCAATTTCAAATGAGAGAGATCATTGTGGCTAA
- the LOC124895745 gene encoding uncharacterized protein LOC124895745: MHRSSSTNRFSDDYSTSYYSSSSISSQKVPPALRTLSLEANGLLPIYEPLSDIAKKEKSHAKFAANAVHIIPLVLLLCVFILWFVSNPDVDAPLKGEIIATTIEGLPLEGDLDPDGTEITNLPLDLSDVDLIKQGQSLQKSYIEK; the protein is encoded by the exons atgcATAGATCATCAAGCACAAATCGATTCTCAGACGATTATTCCACGAGTtattattcatcatcttctatttCATCACAAAAAGTGCCTCCAGCACTAAGAACATTGTCTTTAGAAGCCAATGGATTATTACCAATATATGAACCTCTCTCTGATATTGCTAAAAAGGAAAAATCTCATGCCAAATTTGCAGCAAATGCTGTTCATATTATACCACTTGTCTTATTATTATGTGTATTTATCTTATGGTTTGTGTCTAATCCAG ACGTTGATGCACCATTAAAAGGGGAAATTATTGCTACAACAATAGAAGGATTGCCACTTGAAGGAGATCTCGACCCTGATGGCACAGAAATTACTAATTTACCCCTAGATTTGAGCGATGTCGATTTGATAAAGCAAggtcaaagtctccaaaagtcctatatcgAAAAATAA